In Spirochaeta isovalerica, the genomic window TTCCAATGGCGCATATTCCCTCATATGTTTTTTTCAAAAGAGGAACCCCGATCCTGTTGTTCTCCCGTTCCTTCTCCATTTCCGGCAATCCGGCGAAGTAGACCTGCTCTTCTCCTTCGGCCGGTGGGCTCCGGCGTATTTCCCGGAGCATATCATCCATATCCCTTCGGAAATCATCAGGGTCCCTGAAGCGGCTGATATCGATGGCACCGAAGAAGTGACTGACCCGGGCGGAGGACTCTTCCGTATCAAAGACTCCCTGACCGAATGAAGCGCCGCTCAGGACGCCGGTCAGAATGTCCACCATGACAGCCAGTCCGAAACCCTTATGTCCGCCGAAGGCCTTGCCCATTCCTCCGAGGGGAAGTAACCCTCCGCCGACTCTGTTTTGCATATCATCGAGCATGGAACGGGCATCTTTTGCCGGTCTGCCGGTTTTATCGACAGCCCATCCGTCGGGAAGCTCCTTATCCAATCGTTCGTACACTTCCACTTTGCCTCTGGTGACGACAGTCGTCGACATATCCAACAGGAAAGCCACTTCCTTATCGGCTGGAGCGGCAAAGGCCAGCGGGTTGGTCCCGAACATGACCTGACGGCCGAAAGTCGGAACGCCGAGAGCGGCTGTGTTCGTCATGGCTATGCCGATCATATTGGCATTCAGGGCCATTTTCGCGTAATATCCGGCTATACCGAAGTGATTGGAGCCGCGGACGCATCCAAAAGCCGAACCGTTTGTTTTCGCCTTATCGATAATCATATTCATGGCTCTCACACTGACTGGCGCTCCCATGGCGCCATTGGCATTGATTACCAGAGAAGCAGGGGTCTCCCTGAGGATTTCAAAAGGCGCATCGGGCAGCATCTGACCGGACTTCAAGCCGTTGACATAACGCCATAGCCGTCCTGTCCCATGTGATGGTATACCCCAGGCATCTGCGGCGACCAGGACTTCAGATGCTGTGGCGGCGTTCTCTTCCGAAACTCCCAGCTGTTGAAATATTTTCCGGCAAAAGTCTTCCAGAGAATGGCGCTGAATCCGAACTTCTTCATGTTCCATAGATTTCTCCCAATGAAGATTAAAGGGATAAAATAGATAATGTCAAAGGGGGATCTTATATAAATCCATGTTCCGTATATAGATCCCCATACAATAGAGCAGGGAAAAATCCGGTTCACGGGCCGGAATTCCTGTTCACAGCCGATTTTTCCCGTTCGCATGAATTCTCTTGGAGCCGGTATTTTTTCCTGTAGCATGAAGTCATTACAAAAGGAGGAACCCTATGAAAAAAATATGGGTCAGCGTCTTGGTTATCTCTATCGCAATGAGCGGTCTGTTCGCCGAAGGGAAACAGGATGATTCTGAAAAGACTTACAAAATTACTGCGGGTATCGGTCTGAATGACAAATCCGCTCAGTACGAAGGTCTGATGTACTTCAAGGAACTGGTTGAAAAAAACAGCAATGGACGGATTACAGTTGATGTTTATCACTCCAGCCAGCTCGGTGATGACAGAGAAATGATGGAAGCTCTTCAGAGAGGCGAGCAGGAAGTTACCTGTCCTTCCACAGCACCTATCGTATCTTTTCAGCCTGAATTCGGTGTATTCGATCTCCCCTTCCTTTTTCCCAATGCAGAAGCGGCCGATGCCGTTCTCGACGGTAAAATCGGACAGGAGCTGCTCGACAGCCTCTCCATTGTGGGTCTGAAAGGACTGGCTTTCTGGGAAAACGGATACAGAAACCTGACTAACAGCAAACGGGCGGTTTACACTCCCGCCGATGTTAACGGTCTGAAAGTCAGAACCATGGAAAACCCCATGCATCTCGATGCCTGGACGACTCTCGGCGCCAACCCGACTCCCATGGCATTCGGAGAGCTCTTCTCAGCTATGCAGCAGGGTGTTGTCGACGGACAGGAAAACCCCTGGGGAACAATCTATCTCCAGAACTTCTTTGAAGTACAGGGATTCGCTACCGACACCGGTCATGTGTACTCTCCTTTTGTTCTGCTGATCGCTGAAAAATTCTTCAACGACCTGCCGGAAGATCTTCAGAAAGTTGTGCAGGATGCGGCCATCGCTTCCCGCGACAGAGAAAGAGAACTGAACAGAAAATACAACAGCGAGTACAAAGAAAAACTCAAAGAGGTTATGACTGTCGTGGAACTGACTCCCGCTCAGAAAGCCGAGTTCCAGTCCATGGTAATGCCCGTATACGATACCTATTCAAAAGCTATCGGAAAAGACCTTATCGACAGCGTTCTCGCGGAAATCAAATCCGCAGGCTACTGATTCGATCGGGAAGTTACTTAATTTGAAAACCGGTCCGGAGTGACGTTCGGTCATTCCG contains:
- a CDS encoding Ldh family oxidoreductase, whose product is MEHEEVRIQRHSLEDFCRKIFQQLGVSEENAATASEVLVAADAWGIPSHGTGRLWRYVNGLKSGQMLPDAPFEILRETPASLVINANGAMGAPVSVRAMNMIIDKAKTNGSAFGCVRGSNHFGIAGYYAKMALNANMIGIAMTNTAALGVPTFGRQVMFGTNPLAFAAPADKEVAFLLDMSTTVVTRGKVEVYERLDKELPDGWAVDKTGRPAKDARSMLDDMQNRVGGGLLPLGGMGKAFGGHKGFGLAVMVDILTGVLSGASFGQGVFDTEESSARVSHFFGAIDISRFRDPDDFRRDMDDMLREIRRSPPAEGEEQVYFAGLPEMEKERENNRIGVPLLKKTYEGICAIGKEQGIQCPEPISIS
- a CDS encoding TRAP transporter substrate-binding protein gives rise to the protein MKKIWVSVLVISIAMSGLFAEGKQDDSEKTYKITAGIGLNDKSAQYEGLMYFKELVEKNSNGRITVDVYHSSQLGDDREMMEALQRGEQEVTCPSTAPIVSFQPEFGVFDLPFLFPNAEAADAVLDGKIGQELLDSLSIVGLKGLAFWENGYRNLTNSKRAVYTPADVNGLKVRTMENPMHLDAWTTLGANPTPMAFGELFSAMQQGVVDGQENPWGTIYLQNFFEVQGFATDTGHVYSPFVLLIAEKFFNDLPEDLQKVVQDAAIASRDRERELNRKYNSEYKEKLKEVMTVVELTPAQKAEFQSMVMPVYDTYSKAIGKDLIDSVLAEIKSAGY